The Lebetimonas natsushimae genomic sequence GCGGATGCGCTTTTAAATAGTTTTTTAATTTTAAACTGGAATTCAGTTTGGTATATATCTGAGTAGTTGATATGAATTCATGTCCTAAAAGCTCACTTACATCGTTTATTCTGGCACCCCTATCAAGCATATATGTGGCGAAGGAATGTCTTAGCTGATGCGGGGTTACATGAATACCGGCTTTTTTAAAGGCTTTTTGGATTATATATCTGAGTTTACTGCTTCCGATAGGAATACCGTCTTTTTCAAAAAGATAAGTTTTTTTGGAATTTATTTCAAGATATTTTTTTATAAATTCTTTAAGTTTCGGATGAAGAGGCAGGATTCTTGTTTTGTTTCCCTTACCTCTGATTTCTATCCAGTCGCCTTTAATGTCATTTAATTTTATATTTGCGGCTTCACTTATTCTAAGACCGAGTGAAAAAATGACCATAATTGCTAGATATTCATCCATTGTCGCCAGTTTCAGTGCTTCTTTGATTTTTTCGAAATTGACAGGTTTTGGCAGGGTTTTCGGGACTTTTATATGTTCATCGCCTATAATTTTATACTTAAACCCTTCCATTTGCAAAAATTCAAAAAAACTTCTAAGGGCTGAAATTTTTTTTGCTATTGTTTTTTTGTTAAGTTTTGCAATATGAAGTCTGTAAGGGGTAATGTCTATTTCATTATTGATAATTTCTATAAAATCTATAGCTTCTCTTAAAGTACTTTCGTATGTTCTTAATGTTTCTTCTGATTTGGTTTTTTCAATATATTTTAAAAATTTAGCCGCTTCTTTTTCCAAAAACTTCAACATATAGTTTTTTCCCTTTCTCATACATTTCTTTTGCCTTTATTTTAAGATTTTCCGGCAAAAGATGTGAAGGTGGTAATGTCTTATATTCTTCCATGATAATTTCAAGCATTATTTTTACTTTCTGTTTATCCTTTTTAGTAATCTTGTTTTTATTAGCTATTTGTTCTATTTCTTTAAAATATTTAATAGAATCGTTTATATAATTCTGCCACTGTTTTGCAATTTTTGACTGTGTATAAACGGTAAAAGCCATCCTGTTGTATGGGTCTAAAATATATGCTTTTTTTGCCAATTTTTCTGCTTTTTTATAATCGCCTGTTTCAAAAAAATATTTAGCTTCCATTGATAATCTGTATGAATCATTTAGCATATAATAAATAAAAACCGATATAATAATTATACCAAGAAATAAGAAAACTTTTTTTATATTATTTCTCCTATTAAATTATGATTAATAACTTCTTTTATTTTTACATTAACTATTTTACCTAAAAATTTTTTACTTGGGGCAATTTTAATTGTAAAATTGTTATTGCTTCTGGCAATTGTTTCTTCTTCAATAAGTGCTTTGTAAATTTTATTTTTTTTATTTTGATAAATTTCATCCTGAATTTTTTTATGCATGGATTGAAGTTTGTAAAGCCTTTTTTTTGCAACTTCTTTATCAACCTGATTTGGCATTTTTGCAGCTTCCGTTAAAGGTCTTGGTGAATATACAAAAGAAAACATCTGCTCAAATCTGACTTTCCTAACCACATCCAGAGTTTCGTTAAAGTCTTCTTCACTCTCACCCGGGAATCCAACGATAATATCGGTTGTAATTGAAACTTCCGGAATTTGGCGCAAAATTTCACATCTGTTTAGAAACCATTCTTTGGAATATCCCCTTTTCATGGCTTTAAGTATTCTGGTGCTTCCGCTCTGAAGTGGGAAATGTATATGTTTTGCAATTTTGGGATTGTTTGCAAATTCGTCCAAAAATTTGTCATCCGCATGAAGTGGATGAGGGGAAGTGAATCTTATAATTTCAATTCCGTCAATTCGACTGACTTCTTTTAATAAATCTGTAAAATCAACTTTTGGATGGGGAACGCTGAATCTTTTGCCGTAATTATTTACATTTTGTCCTAAAAGGGTTATTTCTTTAACGCCTTCATTTGCAAGTTGTTCAATTTGTTTTAAGATTAAATCCATAGGGATTGATATTTCTTTTCCCCTTGTTTTCGGAACTATACAAAAGCTGCATTTTTTGTCGCATCCCACCATTATGTTTACAAAATCCTTATAAGGGTTTTTTCTTGTGTTTTTGAACATATAAGTTGTATCGTCGTAATTTATATCTGTAAAAATATATTTTTCTTTGTTTACAGCCTCTTTTATTTTACTTACATTTCTCGCGCCTAAAACAAAACTTACATATGGTGCCCTTTTTAAAATATCTTCACCCATATGACTTGCAGTACAACCACAGACACCAAATTTTGCATTGGGGTTTATTTTTCTAAGGGCTCCAAGCTCGGAGAAGAGTTTGTTTACCGGTTTTTCCCTGACTGAGCAGGTGTTTAATATAATTAAATCAGCATTTTTTGGATTAGAGGTAATTTCATATTCGTCCGCCAGTTCGGCGATGATATGTTCGCTGTCTTTCACATTCATTTGACAGCCGAAAGTTTCTATAAATAATTTTTTCACTTATCGCCTTATAAAATATGCATTTCATACATGTAGCTGCCCTCGTCAAGAGCGTATTTTACTTCCCTGAAATATACGGAATATCCCATTTCAGTAAGTTTGTCTATTAAATCTTTTAAATTTTTGTAACTTGTGTCTTTATGAAAATAGTAAAATGAATTAGATTTTACATTTTTTAAAAACTCTTCCATTGAAATTTCTTTTGCATTGTGGTCGTTTTCTATTAATTTTAATGTCATTTCTATCCTTTTTACTATTATTTTATCAAAAAATTTTGTAAAATTATACCCAAGAAAACCTCATTTATTTTCTTCTCAAAAATAAAAAATCAATAAAAAAGGGTTATAAGTGGAAAAAGTAGAAGATTTATTATCGTTAGTTGCACACGAAAAAGGGCTTGATTTTGATGAAGTAAAAGATGCTTTTAAAAGAGCCGTAATTAAAACCGCTAAAAAATATATAGGTGATATTGATGTGGAGATTGAATTTAACAAAGGAAAACTTGGAATTTATCAGGTTTTTGAAGTTGTAAATGATGACAGAGCTTTGGAAAATCCCGAAAAATACCTGTATTTAGATGAAGCAAGGGATTTTGATGAAAATGTTCAGCTCGGGGATAAATTAAAAGTGGAACTTGATCTCTCCAAACTTGGAAGAAGCGGTGCGGCTATGCTTCAAAGAGAATTTGAAAGGGAAATTACAAGATTGCTTGAAAATGAAATTTACAGAAAACTTATCTCAAAACTTAATACAATTGTAACAGGTGAAGTTATAAAAGTTGACAGCGAAGAAAACACCTGGGTTGATTTAAACGGGGTTAAGGGTGTTCTTCCTATGAGAAACAGGATAAAAGGTGAAAGATTTGAAGTGGGGGATGTTATAAAAGCTCTTCTTAAATTTGTCCATTTTGACGATAAAAAAGGAATAATTATAGAGCTTAGCCGTACAAGTCCAAAGTTTTTGGAAAAACTTATAGAAAAGGCAGTACCGGAAGTGAGGGACGGTATTATTAAAATACACGGTAGTGCGAGAATTCCAGGAGTCAGAAGTAAAGTGGCGGTAAGTTCGCTTAATCCAAAAGTTGAACCAATCGGTACAATTATAGGTAAAAACGGGGTCAGAATCAATGCCGTAAGTAACGAATTAAACGGAGAAAACATTGATGTAATAGAATATTCCCCTAAACCTGAAATTTATATAGCAAGGGCGCTCTCTCCCGCAATAGTGAAAAATGTAAAAGTGGATGAAAAAAAAGGTGAGGCAACTGTTGAGGTTGATCCGGACCAAAAAGCAAAAGCCATAGGTAAAAATGGGGTTAATATAACTCTTGCTAGTATGCTTACAAAATATAAAATCAATCTTGAAGACGCAAAGGAAAAAACAAAAGACACATCAAAATTGGAAAGTTTGTTTAAAATTTAAGGGTTTTTATGAAATATTTTTATTTTTCTTTTTTAATTGCATTTATAGGGCTTGGGATTTCCTTTTTTATAGGCAGGTTTGAAGCAGTTTATTTAACGGCTATTTTGGCAATTTTAGAAATTTCCCTCTCTTTTGACAATGCCGTGGTAAATGCAAAAATTTTAAAAAAAATGGATAAAATATGGCAGCAGAGGTTTTTAACATGGGGACTTATTATTGCCGTTTTTGGAATGAGGCTTATTTTTCCTATTTTGATAGTTGCCTTGGCTGCAAATATAGGAATTATGCAAACTGTAAATATAGCGCTTTTTGAGCCTCAAAAATATCATGAAATTTTACTTACCGCAGAAAAACTTATTTATGCGTTCGGCGGTGGGTTTTTATGGATGGTGTTTAGTGATTTTATGTTTGAACAAAAAAAGGTTAAATGGATAAAACCTATAGAAAATACGGCGGAAAAATTTGGAAAAATAAACAATATTTCTTTGATGATAGCCACTTTAATAGGTGTTGTCATAATTTATGATGCAAAAAGTTATGAAGTGGCGATTGCATATTTTCTTGGAATTTTATCTTATTCGCTTTTAAAAGCCCTTGATGAATATTTTTCTACCGAAAATGTAAAAAACGGTCTTATGGGGCTTGTTTATCTTGAAGTTTTGGATGCATCTTTTTCATTTGACGGCGTAATAGGGGCGTTTGCAATTACTTCAAATATTATTTTAATAATGCTGGGTCTAGGAATTGGCGCTATGTTTGTCAGAAGCCTTACAATCTGGATGGTGGAAAAAGGTGTAATTGACGAATACAAATACCTTGAACACGGGGCTCATTATGCCATTGGTATTTTGGCTTTTATTATGTTTTTAAAAATTTTTATGGAAATACCGGAAGCTATTACGGGGACATTGGGACTTATTTTATTAATTGCGGCTTTTATTCATTCTAAAATGGAACTTAAAAAATGATTTTTATCTCTTCTTCAAGTTTTATTCTAAATTTTTCATATACTCTTTTTTTGGTCAGTTCAATTAAATAAATCATATCCTCAAATGTACCTTTTCCCAAATTTACAAAAAAATTGCCGTGAATCGGTGAAATTTGGATATCTCCTTTTTTCTCTCCTTTGAGTCCTGCAGCTTCAATCAGTCTTCCGGCAAAATCGTCTTTTGGATTTTTAAATACACTTCCTAGGCTTGGGGCTTTTGGCTGGTTTGAACGAAGATTTTTTAAATATTCATCAAGTTCAGGGTCGTAATCTCTTTTTATTTCAAAAACAGCTTCAAAAACGGGTGTCTCTATATTAGAATATCTGTAAGAAAAATTAATATCTTTTTTTTTAATCCAGCCGTTTATTGTTTTAATAGACACTAAATTGTTTGAAATTTCTTCATTTTTTACGCCTGCGTTCATTTTAATACTTCCGCCGATTGTGCCGGGTAGGTGGGAGAGGAACTCAAATCCCCCGATATTGTTTCTTTTGCAGAAGTTATAAAGCATTCTGTTTTTAACTTTTGCACCGACTTTCAATAATCCGTTTTTATACTCAATAAATTTGTATTTATCCGAAAGAATTCCTAAGTTTTTGGCATTTTGGGAAATTAGTGTGTTTGTGGCGCGTCCTATTAAAAATTCCCCATTATAATTATTTTCATCAATTATTTTTACTTTAATTTTTGGACCTATTTTTATAGAAGAAAATTTAGAAAAGTCTATTATCTTCCATTTTTCATTTTTCATTTTTCACTTTTCATTTATCTGAGGAATGTAGGTATTAATTTAAAAATATAAGTTGTAAAATCTATCATTTCATTTAACATCCAGGGCATTGTAAGGATTAAAACAACTGCAATTGCAATAATTTTTGGCACAAAACTGAGTGTCATTTCGTTTATTTGTGTGGTTGCCTGAAAAATGGAAATAATAAGCCCCACTATCATACCAACTAAAAGTGCCGGAAGGGAGAGCATAAGGGCAAGTTTTAATGTTTGAACGGCTAATGCTATAATTTCAGATTGATTCATTTTTCCATCCCTGTAACTTTCATAACTGCATTATCAACTTTTTTCATCTCTTCATCAGTCAGTTTTGTGACAATTCCTTTTGAAAATATTATTTTTCCTACTGAAATTATACCAATTGCAGTAGCCACTATTTCACTGTCTTTGGTCATTAAATCCCTTTTTTTTATTAAAATTCTATAATCTCCTCCTAAAATTTGTCCCGAAAGCGGTAAAACTACTACTGTATGGTAAAGTCCCCTGAAACAGGCTTCATTTAAATAATTATTTTGATAAATTAAAAACGGTCTTGTTTTTGCGGAGTCGGTAAGTTTTGCAAAATATATTTCTCCCCTTTTAAAATTGACGGGTGGTTCGCCTTTAAATTCCCCTTCAAAAAATTCCACAAAACTTGCCCTTTGTGTGCGTGGTTTGCATTTGAGGGCTAATTGGTTTTTTTCATACCATTTCTCAAATTTTCCATTCTCCATTTATTCTTAACTCTCCATTCTTAATGTTTTATATTCTTTTGGTATTAAATATTTTCTTACATCTTCCATATGGGGGGTCAGATTGTGTTTATAACCGATTTCAAACAGTTTATTTAGGGCGTTTAACTGCTCTTCATCCATTTCAACGGATTTATTGTTTGCATACATATCCAGGTATTTATCAAGTGTTTTGTCATCAACCCTTACCAATTTTCTTTCAAGCAGCATTTTGGCTAAAATGTTTTTGTGTCTGTTTGCAATGTCCACTGCTTTTGTAAGGATATTTTCTATATTGATTGCATCAAGCAGCGGAATTGAACGGCGAATTGCCATTCCTCCAAGAGGAAGAGGCAAACCTTCTGCAAATTCCTGCCATATATCCCAAATTTCTTTTTCAACTTCAAGTTTTTCACTAAAATGTAAAATACTCTCATGAATTAATACCCCGGCATCCACTTCACCGCTTAATACGGCATCTTCAATTTCAAGGAAATTTTTATAAACAATTCTTGCTTTTGGATAATAAATTTTAAAAAGCAGGGCATTTGTGGTGTATTTGCCGCTGAGGGCCACTTTGAAATTCGGTTTTAATTTTTTTCCTTTTAATTTAACTAATTTCGGTCCGTATCCGTATCCAAAACTTACGGCACATCTAAGCAGGGCGTATTCGTCTTTTAAAAACGGATATGCCCCAAAACTGATTGCGCTTATATCGTAAATGTTTTTTAGTGTTTTTTGATTTAAGGTTTCTATATCTTCCGCCGTGTTTTCAAATTCATATTTTTTTTGAATTTTCCATTTTCCATTATCCATTATCCATTCGTGGGTATTTATCCAGCCAAATTTGATGGCATAATACATAAAAATATCGTCTGCATCGGGAGAATGGGCTAATTTATATTTTTTCAAAATATTTCCTTTTTTGATATAATTGTAACAAAAAAGGTCTTTAATGGATGATAAAAAACAAAAAGCGTTAGAACTTGCCCTTAAACAGATTGACAAGCAATTTGGAAAAGGTGCATTAGTTAAACTCAGCGATAAAGACATAGAACCTATTGAAGCAATTCCGACAGGAAGCTTTGGTCTTGATTTGGCCCTTGGAATAGGGGGTATCCCAAAAGGGAGAATTACAGAAATTTACGGACCCGAGAGTTCTGGAAAAACCACTCTTGCATTATCTATAATAGCCCAGGCTCAAAAGCAGGGGGGAGTTGCCGCATTTATCGATGCAGAACACGCCCTTGATGTAATTTATGCAAAGCATATCGGGGTTGATGTGGACAATCTGCTTGTATCCCAGCCGGACTATGGAGAACAGGCTCTTGAGATTGTTGAAACTTTAGCCAGAAGCGGGGCGGTTGATATCATTGTGATAGATTCAGTCGCAGCCCTTACGCCAAAAGCTGAAATTGAAGGAAATATGGGTGATGCGCAGGTAGGTGTCCAGGCGAGACTAATGAGTCAGGCTTTAAGAAAGCTGACTGCCGCCATCCATAAAATGAATACAACGGTGGTATTTATCAACCAAATCAGAATGAAAATAGGAATGATGGGATATGGAAATCCTGAAACCACTACAGGCGGAAACGCGCTTAAATTCTACTCTTCTGTAAGGCTTGATGTAAGAAGGATTGCAACGCTTAAACAGGCTGATAAAGAAGTGGGAAACAGGGTAAAAGTAAAAGTTGTCAAAAATAAAGTGGCGCCTCCATTTAGAATAGCCGAATTTGACATTATGTTCGGAAAAG encodes the following:
- a CDS encoding tyrosine-type recombinase/integrase, with amino-acid sequence MRKGKNYMLKFLEKEAAKFLKYIEKTKSEETLRTYESTLREAIDFIEIINNEIDITPYRLHIAKLNKKTIAKKISALRSFFEFLQMEGFKYKIIGDEHIKVPKTLPKPVNFEKIKEALKLATMDEYLAIMVIFSLGLRISEAANIKLNDIKGDWIEIRGKGNKTRILPLHPKLKEFIKKYLEINSKKTYLFEKDGIPIGSSKLRYIIQKAFKKAGIHVTPHQLRHSFATYMLDRGARINDVSELLGHEFISTTQIYTKLNSSLKLKNYLKAHPLCS
- the miaB gene encoding tRNA (N6-isopentenyl adenosine(37)-C2)-methylthiotransferase MiaB, producing the protein MKKLFIETFGCQMNVKDSEHIIAELADEYEITSNPKNADLIILNTCSVREKPVNKLFSELGALRKINPNAKFGVCGCTASHMGEDILKRAPYVSFVLGARNVSKIKEAVNKEKYIFTDINYDDTTYMFKNTRKNPYKDFVNIMVGCDKKCSFCIVPKTRGKEISIPMDLILKQIEQLANEGVKEITLLGQNVNNYGKRFSVPHPKVDFTDLLKEVSRIDGIEIIRFTSPHPLHADDKFLDEFANNPKIAKHIHFPLQSGSTRILKAMKRGYSKEWFLNRCEILRQIPEVSITTDIIVGFPGESEEDFNETLDVVRKVRFEQMFSFVYSPRPLTEAAKMPNQVDKEVAKKRLYKLQSMHKKIQDEIYQNKKNKIYKALIEEETIARSNNNFTIKIAPSKKFLGKIVNVKIKEVINHNLIGEII
- a CDS encoding HP0268 family nuclease; amino-acid sequence: MTLKLIENDHNAKEISMEEFLKNVKSNSFYYFHKDTSYKNLKDLIDKLTEMGYSVYFREVKYALDEGSYMYEMHIL
- the nusA gene encoding transcription termination factor NusA — encoded protein: MEKVEDLLSLVAHEKGLDFDEVKDAFKRAVIKTAKKYIGDIDVEIEFNKGKLGIYQVFEVVNDDRALENPEKYLYLDEARDFDENVQLGDKLKVELDLSKLGRSGAAMLQREFEREITRLLENEIYRKLISKLNTIVTGEVIKVDSEENTWVDLNGVKGVLPMRNRIKGERFEVGDVIKALLKFVHFDDKKGIIIELSRTSPKFLEKLIEKAVPEVRDGIIKIHGSARIPGVRSKVAVSSLNPKVEPIGTIIGKNGVRINAVSNELNGENIDVIEYSPKPEIYIARALSPAIVKNVKVDEKKGEATVEVDPDQKAKAIGKNGVNITLASMLTKYKINLEDAKEKTKDTSKLESLFKI
- a CDS encoding DUF475 domain-containing protein, which produces MKYFYFSFLIAFIGLGISFFIGRFEAVYLTAILAILEISLSFDNAVVNAKILKKMDKIWQQRFLTWGLIIAVFGMRLIFPILIVALAANIGIMQTVNIALFEPQKYHEILLTAEKLIYAFGGGFLWMVFSDFMFEQKKVKWIKPIENTAEKFGKINNISLMIATLIGVVIIYDAKSYEVAIAYFLGILSYSLLKALDEYFSTENVKNGLMGLVYLEVLDASFSFDGVIGAFAITSNIILIMLGLGIGAMFVRSLTIWMVEKGVIDEYKYLEHGAHYAIGILAFIMFLKIFMEIPEAITGTLGLILLIAAFIHSKMELKK
- a CDS encoding UDP-N-acetylmuramate dehydrogenase, with the protein product MKNEKWKIIDFSKFSSIKIGPKIKVKIIDENNYNGEFLIGRATNTLISQNAKNLGILSDKYKFIEYKNGLLKVGAKVKNRMLYNFCKRNNIGGFEFLSHLPGTIGGSIKMNAGVKNEEISNNLVSIKTINGWIKKKDINFSYRYSNIETPVFEAVFEIKRDYDPELDEYLKNLRSNQPKAPSLGSVFKNPKDDFAGRLIEAAGLKGEKKGDIQISPIHGNFFVNLGKGTFEDMIYLIELTKKRVYEKFRIKLEEEIKIIF
- the fliQ gene encoding flagellar biosynthesis protein FliQ, with amino-acid sequence MNQSEIIALAVQTLKLALMLSLPALLVGMIVGLIISIFQATTQINEMTLSFVPKIIAIAVVLILTMPWMLNEMIDFTTYIFKLIPTFLR
- a CDS encoding type II toxin-antitoxin system PemK/MazF family toxin, with the translated sequence MENGKFEKWYEKNQLALKCKPRTQRASFVEFFEGEFKGEPPVNFKRGEIYFAKLTDSAKTRPFLIYQNNYLNEACFRGLYHTVVVLPLSGQILGGDYRILIKKRDLMTKDSEIVATAIGIISVGKIIFSKGIVTKLTDEEMKKVDNAVMKVTGMEK
- a CDS encoding MqnA/MqnD/SBP family protein, which produces MLKKYKLAHSPDADDIFMYYAIKFGWINTHEWIMDNGKWKIQKKYEFENTAEDIETLNQKTLKNIYDISAISFGAYPFLKDEYALLRCAVSFGYGYGPKLVKLKGKKLKPNFKVALSGKYTTNALLFKIYYPKARIVYKNFLEIEDAVLSGEVDAGVLIHESILHFSEKLEVEKEIWDIWQEFAEGLPLPLGGMAIRRSIPLLDAINIENILTKAVDIANRHKNILAKMLLERKLVRVDDKTLDKYLDMYANNKSVEMDEEQLNALNKLFEIGYKHNLTPHMEDVRKYLIPKEYKTLRMES
- the recA gene encoding recombinase RecA; the protein is MDDKKQKALELALKQIDKQFGKGALVKLSDKDIEPIEAIPTGSFGLDLALGIGGIPKGRITEIYGPESSGKTTLALSIIAQAQKQGGVAAFIDAEHALDVIYAKHIGVDVDNLLVSQPDYGEQALEIVETLARSGAVDIIVIDSVAALTPKAEIEGNMGDAQVGVQARLMSQALRKLTAAIHKMNTTVVFINQIRMKIGMMGYGNPETTTGGNALKFYSSVRLDVRRIATLKQADKEVGNRVKVKVVKNKVAPPFRIAEFDIMFGKGISREGELLDYGVKLDIIDKSGAWFSYGATKLGQGKENAKEYLRTHPELAQEIEQKIKEAMGVELSSMIEALEKEEDELNLKGE